TCAGCATTCTGGACCTCGACAAGTTTGCTAGAGCTCTCGGACTTCAATGGTTGTGGTTTGCCTAGGTGGACCCAGAGAGAGCTTGGGTCGGTTTAGAAACCCCTTGTAACGATGAAGACAAGGAGATTTTCTATGCGACAACAACTATCACCATTGGCGTTGGATTGACGGCTAGCTTCTGGCACTCGCCATGCTAAATGGACAAAAGCCTAAGGACATCGCACCGGGCATCTTCGCCCTCTCCAAGCGCACCGCTTATTGCATTGCCAAGGCTTTAAATAACAATGAGTGGGTCTGACACATCAACATGCAGGGCGGCCTTTCGGTGACCCTAGTCCAGCAATTCTATTCTCTTTGGTGCAAGTCGCGGGAGGTTCAGCTCGTCCCGGGCGAGTGAGACGGGATTCGATGGAAATTCACAGTGGATGCCTGCTACTCCGCAGCCACGGCTTACAGAATGCAGTTTGCCGGATTGATCAAGTCGGAAATGCCTAAGATGGTCCGGAAAATTTGTCCCCTCCGAAGATTAAATTCTTCTCCTGGCTGAGAGCGCAGGTAGAGTCTGGACGGCGGACAGACTGCTTCATGGGGGTTGGCCAAACTATTGCCTTTGTCAGCTATGCAAGAGGGTACCGGAAACTGCGGCCCACATAATATTCAAATGTCAATTCACGATAAGGGTGTGAAACTCCATCTACAATTGGCTCGGTTGGCAATCGGTCACACCTACATGGAGCGACATTCACACAATCAAAAAATGGTGGAATGCGAGCGAGGGAGAGCCGGGATACTCAAGGAAGGCGGTACACTCATTGCAAATGCTTTATGCTGGGAGATGGAATGAAAGGAATGCTCGAGTTTTCCATAACAAGGCATCGTTACCCACTCGCGTAGTGGCATCTGGCATGGGCTAGATTTCTGGGCAACATTCACCAGGAGAGTGCTTCGCTGTTGGACCTGTCCTGTAATCGTTAAAAAACATTGttcttcttattattattatttaatgGGATGAGCCAAAAAAATTGCCTCCGTTTAAAACAAAACTTGTGCAATGTAAACACACCGGAACCAACGGTGCTGTCACTGACCTTTACAAATTGCGTTCGGTTTCCGAGTATTAGTCAAAGCGCACTAGGACTACGCCCAGCGTTATCCCCATCGTCGCAGCTGGGGCTCTATAAATACCCACCCTCCTGCCAGATTGTAAAAGGTCGTGAAACAGAGCAAGCAAGAACAAGAGCAAGAATATATCCATCCATACAGCAGCTCAGCCAGCATAGCTTCCTTTCCTTTCTCCCTGAGGTCCTTCCGTTGCGTTCCAGAAACCAGAAACTTGCAAGCATGGGCAGATCTGCTGGAGCTCCTCAGGTCCTCCCGGCGCACCAGAAAGACGAGGACCTGTTCGAGACCTCCTCCTTCTCCTGCGACTCCGACGACGAGGCCCGGTTTTCAGACGGCGAGGACCAGTTTGTGCCGGCTTCCACGCCGCGGAGACTGAATCCCGATGGCGTCTACGATCTGTCGTCCATGAAGGCTGATCTCTCTGCCAAGTAAGTCTCCGAGGAACTTACTAGCCTCCTTGATAAGTTGATCAacatatatatgtatgtatgtgcAGCTGCCAGCAGCAAAAGGGAGGTTTCCTGACCGTGTTCTTCTTCTCTTTGCAGGAAAGGAGGGTTGTCCAAGTACTACGACGGAAAGTCCCAGTCGTTCGCGTGCATGTCCGAGGTGAGGTGCCTGGAGGATCTGCCCAAGAAGAGCCCCTACAAGAAGATCAATTCATGCAAGAGCTACGTGGATCTGGACGGGAACCAGACAGTTTGCCCCGTACCTGCTCCCAACACCAGCAGCAAGGGAATCGCCAAGCAGAGCTCCGTGAGCTCCTGCGCGAATCTGATGATGGCGCGGACCAGCAGCGCCAACGTGCTCTACAGGCCTCCCGCGATCCCTGTCAACAAGAGCGCGTGCCATCAGTAGGGCTCGCAGCTGAAAAAAATGTCTGTCCAGGGCTGGCTTCGCTTCTCTTCTTTGTTCCTTGATGAGGATTTTTCTTGGCGGGCGTATTAGCCTGTCAAATGTACTAAGAGGCTTTTGCTTCTCTGCTGTTTGGGAAGACATATTGTTCAGGAGGACATTGATTGATTCATCAGTGTGTAAATAGAGACCGGTTGTATACCAAACATTTTCTTTCGATTAACAAAGATTATATAAGGTCTGAATTCTGAGCCACGGTACATGGTCTTTGATCATCCTGGTTATTTCTCAACATAACAAGGAGTACAAAGTAGCATGGCCAAAACAGAGAGCGGTCCTTTGGGTTATCAGAGATGGAAGAATGTTTTACTCCCTCCGATCCAGTACTAAAGTTGTACTAAGTGAGCAACAAGTAATACGGATCATATGGAGTACAACTACAAATATTTCCCAGTGGAAAAAAGAATGGCGTGCTTCACTGATTGCCAACCAAAAAATAGCTCTGCCTGATGCTTCAAGTGTTAAAACTCTTGGCGGGTGCTGTGACCACAACCCTGAATTATCTTGGTGATAGATGTTTGAACAAAACTTGTTATTTGGCAACAACACTGTGGGAAGACAATCCTGTCCCAGTGCGCCTTAGTAGTGTCAGCGGCTGTTAGAAAGCGTAGTCATAGATGGCCTGTGCAACTCCATCTTCGTCGTTGGTGGCGCCGATCACGTTTGCAACTGCTTTGGTCTTCTCAGCGCCGTTTGCCAAAGCGACACCCAGTGATGCTACCTCTAGCATTTCTATGTCATTTTCTCCATCTCCAATTGCCATTACCTTGCAGAAAAAGGTTACAAAgttagaaataatgcaagcccaGGTAGTATTGGTAGCCAAACAAAATTTCGAGGATTCAACGGAAGCTTAGGGGGAGTGTTATATATTCAAAATGTGATTAGAAAAGGGAAATAATGATCAAAATTAGATTTGTAACTGAAGAAACTGAGAGAAGAAAATGCAGCAACATGTGGCTTGCACCATGGAAGATGTAGTGGGGAACTAGACAACTTATACCTCATCCGGGCTGATACAAAGATGGTCCAGCAAAATCTTCACCCCGGTGCCCTTCGAAGTTGCAGGTGGTACAAGCTCAAGCATATCAGGCTGTGCCTGGAGAACGCCAGCCCTTTCTTTTATCGCCTTTGTCCAGTATGGCCTCAATGTAGAAGAAACTCCCTCAGAAGTTCCAATGAACACTAGTTTCTGGACATGAAAATTATAGCATAGTCAAGCTATAACAGATCTTTAACATTCTCAAACTGCTAAATCTTTTCTTCTTCAAAAGATCCAGATAGTTTTATAAACTGATGAGCATGTGCTCCCTAGAGCCAAAATGGATTTTTGATGACTATGTCCATATATAAATGCCAGATGCAATAAAAGAACAGCAGCTTATTTGTTCCACCGATAGAAAGTGTGAGTGTGCTAAATAAATAGTTGATCTTTGACGAACTATTAAATCTTTGGCCGGCCGGCCACATGGACTTATTCATATTATACAAATATTTATCAGGATGTGATGAAGAAAAAGTCATTAATCTTTATGCTGTAAGGTTTCAAGTGAAGGAACTAGTAAGATAATTCATACAGAACTGATCTCAGACTTGTAATTGACACCAAAGATAGTTTTTAAAATAAGCACAGCACCTGTATCTCAGCTGTTCCTAAAAGCTGGTCAATAGATGACACTATTTCAGCCTGCAAGATGAATCCCATGTAAACCAATAGGTATAGAAACATTTGGGATTCACAAAGAACGGATTATTAAAATCCCATCATACCTTAGGTTCATGGTATACTTCATGGAGAGAATCAACCAATGGGTCCTTAAACATAGAAAAACACCGATCCTGGCTAAATGCTACTAATGGTACCTTGTGCTCCAAAGAATATAAGAATGCCTGCATGCAGCATCCCAATAAAAATGTCACTAATGCTGCAGATGTAGAAGCATTTGCTGGGGAGATAATTATCAGATGGGATGGATGATCTCCAATTGTAGTAAAACACAAGTTGTTGCTTACCTCTCGGCATACTTCTTGGTTCAATGTATTTCTATAAATTTCTCTCCCTTCCAAACCATAAACCAACAGCCCCTACAATTACAGATTTAACTTCATGAAAATGGTGACAACACTCATGGGAATAATCAATTTTGCTCTTATTTACAGATGAGAACAATGGTTTATATTTTTCAAACACTATACTACAATAGAGCAATCATAACTCGttttaaaataaataaatcataaCTTGCTTTAATATACAGCATTTGAGGTAGAGCATCAAGTTTAGACTAGCATATTACAGAAGTGAGTACAAGCACAGAACATGGTCACATCAAATGATGCCATCAGCTTTTTATGGTCATATTTGTGCAAGCTTCTAATAAACATGTTTTGAACAGGCCAGCAACAGGGGTATCGACAGCATACTTCCTATTCCAGGAACACATGCATAGCAAGTTTTTGAATGCAGGAAGGTAAGAATGGTTGGCCTATTCTGAACCAAATTCGACATGGTAACTCGatacatgagccaaaaaggcactccctctgtaaagaaatataagatcgTTTAGATCACTATTCTACAGAGGAAGTAATTTACAACAAAGGGTACTTTCCTCTTTGCTGGCTGGTTATGTCACTCTAATAAATATTAGATGGGTATTTTTACTTGACTAACAAACCCTTAAGAATACATATCATCCAAAATAATGACCACTGTGCAAGGGTCTAGCCAGAATCTGGCGGCTTTGAGAGGTTCGTGGATCTCGAAATTTCACAGCCCTCAAATGTGGGATTTGAGTAACTCTCATGACGTCAAATCAACTATAGTACCTTTTTTTTTATTGAAGGCATAAGTTTTAATTGCCACCACTGATCTAGACCTATTATAATAAACTAATAGCAGAAAATGTTTTTAGAAATCAAGAAACTTCAAGTATGCTTTATTCCAACCAGATTTGGTTAGGGTGTCAATTTGGTTATGATTATGTGCAGAATGCATTCTACAGAACAAACATGAGAACATACAAATATGCACCTCCATTGGCATCCTAGCATGTGAACATGATCA
The Aegilops tauschii subsp. strangulata cultivar AL8/78 chromosome 3, Aet v6.0, whole genome shotgun sequence genome window above contains:
- the LOC109762544 gene encoding uncharacterized protein, whose amino-acid sequence is MGRSAGAPQVLPAHQKDEDLFETSSFSCDSDDEARFSDGEDQFVPASTPRRLNPDGVYDLSSMKADLSAKKGGLSKYYDGKSQSFACMSEVRCLEDLPKKSPYKKINSCKSYVDLDGNQTVCPVPAPNTSSKGIAKQSSVSSCANLMMARTSSANVLYRPPAIPVNKSACHQ